GCTTCGTCGTCGGCAAGGACGGCGAGGCCCTGCTGACGGCCGACTACAGCCAGGTGGAGATGCGCATCATGGCGCACCTGTCCGAGGACGCCCTGCTCATCGAGGCGTTCCGCTCCGGCCAGGACTTCCACTCCATCACCGCGGCCCGGGTCTTCGGTGTCGCGGCCGAGGACGTCACCGTCGAGCAGCGCGCCAAGATCAAGGCGATGAACTACGGGCTCGCCTACGGCCTGTCGGCGTTCGGACTGTCCCAGCAGCTGCGGATCTCCACCTCGGAGGCCAAGGCCCTGATGGACGAGTACTTCGAGACGTTCGGCGGGGTCCGCGACTACCTGACCGGCGTCGTCGACGAGGCGCGCCGCTCGGGCTTCACCGAGACGATCATGGGGCGTCGTCGCTACCTGCCCGACCTCACCAGCGACAACCGCCAGCGCCGCGAGACCGCCGAGCGGATGGCGCTCAACGCCCCCATCCAGGGCTCGGCTGCCGACCTGGTGAAGGTCGCGATGCTCGGCGTCGAGCGCGCCCTGGCCGAGCACGGGCTGCGCTCACGGATGCTCCTCCAGGTCCACGACGAGCTCGTCCTGGAGGTCGCGCCGGGGGAGGGCGACGCGCTCGCGGAGGTCGTCCGCGCCGAGATGGGCGGCGCCGCCGACCTGGCCGTGCCCCTCGACGTGTCGATCGGCACCGGGCGCAGCTGGCACGACGCCGCTCACTGAGCGGGGGACCGCCCGCGCAGCGTGACCGCGCTGATCGCCAGCAGCACCACCAGCAGCATCACGTCGACGCTCAGCACGAGCGCGAGCAGCTCGCCGACGGTCGAGACCAGCGTCGACGCGACGGCGACCACGACGCCGAACGCGACCCAGATCAGCACCATCGACATCGTGCCCTGGCGGGCGAGCACCGAGTAGACCAGCAGCTGGAGCACGGCCATGCACGTGCCCAGCAGCGCGAACACCCACAGCAGGCTCCGCACCTCCTCGTAGTCGCCGCCGCCGGCGAAGACCAGCACGAGGTCGGGGAGCACGGCGGTGGCCAGCACGCACGCGCCGCCGAGGCCGCCGACGAGCAGCAGACTGCCGGCCAGGGCGCGCGAGCGGTTGCGGCTCGTCGACATCGAGGGGAACGCGACGACCACGACGAACTGCGGCAGGAACATCACCGCCCGCGAGACGATCAGGCCGGCGGCGTACAGCCCGGAGTCGTGCGAGTCGAGGACCGAGCGCCCGACCAGCATGTCGACGTTGGTGAGCGCGAAGTAGGCGAAGAGGGCCTGCGAGTTGACGACCGCCTCCTTGATGATCGGCCCGAACCCGTGGCGCTCGTGGGTCTCGCCGGACACGCGCCCGTGGCGCAGCACGGCGAGCCCATAGAGGAATGGTGCGTAGAAGCCGATCGTGACGCCGAGGAAGGCCATGAACTCGGTCGGCTGCCAGAGGATCAGCACGACCCCGACGAGGAGCCGCGGCACCCCCGAGAGCACGTACAGCACGGCCAGCTCGCGCCAGCGCCGCTCACCCTGGAGGATCCCCGCCTGGGCGCCGGTCATCGTCATCGGCACCGCGGCGAAGGCGGCCAGCACCGCTGTCGGCAGGCTGTCGAGGTCGAGCAGCGTGTTGAGGAGTGGCGCCCCCATGAGGAGGACGGCGCCGAGGAGGAGGGACGCCCGCAGCGAGACCCGGAGGATCTCGCGCTCGATCTGCCCGACGTGGGCGGGATCCGAGCTGATCCGGCGGGCCGCGGTCGCCTGGAGGCCGAGCATGACGACGCTGATGATCATCACGAGGTTCATCAGCGCGAAGAACGCGCCGTAGGGGACCGGCCCGATGATCCGCGCCGCCGTCATGGTGAAGCCGTAGGTCGCGAGGTTCATCAGCAGCATCGCCACGGCGATCTGCCCGCTGCCGCCCAGCAGACGCTCGAGCCTGCCGCGGGGACCGGCGACCGCGTCGGACCGGTCGCGCGCTCGTGTGGGCATGCGGCACACCCTAAGGTGTCCCACCGTGGGAGCACGGGGCGATCGGGCGACGGCGCGCACCCGCTCGCTGCTGTGGCCGGGGGCCTGGGCCACCGCGCTCGCCGTGCTGCTGCTGGGCGGCGCGCTCGGCCCGGGGTACGTCCTGAGCTACGACATGGTGTGGGTGCCCGACCTGCGTCTGGGCGCGGACGCGCTGGGCCTCGGCACCGCCCTGCCGCGGGCGGTCCCGTCCGACGCGGTGGTGGCGGTCCTCGACGAGGTGCTGGGCGGGATGCTCCTGCAGAAGCTCGTGCTGCTGCTGCCCCTCGTGGCCGCGGGCACCGGTGCGGCGGCCCTGGTCGGGCCGGGGGTCGTGGCACGCCTCGTGGCGGTGTCGGTGGCGGTGTGGAACCCGTTCGTGGTCGAGCGGCTGGCGATCGGCCACTGGCCGGTTCTGGTGGGCTACGGCGTGCTGCCGTGGGTCCTGCTCGCCGGCACGGCGTGGCGCAGGTCCGGCGTCATGCCCGCCCGGCTCCCCGTGCTGCTCCTGCTGGGCAGCCTGAGCGCGTCGACGGGGCTCGTCACGGCGTTCGCCGCCTGCGTCTCCGCCGCCCGCCGCCGGCGCGACCGATGGCTGGCGCTCGCGGGACTCGTCGTGCTGGCCAACCTTCCGTGGGTCGTCTCGGGCCTGCTTCACGCCGGCAGCGCCACGTCGAGCGCCGCGGGGGCGGACGTCTTCGCGCCGAGCGGTGAGGGGATGCTGCCCGCGCCGCTGACGTTCCTCTCGCTCGGCGGGATCTGGAACGCCGCGGTGGTCCCCGACTCGCGCACGGGTCCGCTGGCGGTGGCGATGGCCCTCGTGCTCGTGGCGCTTGCCGTCCTCGGCGTCCGCCGCGGCTGGTCGAAGGTGCCGCAGGGACCGCGCCGGGCGCTGGTGTGGTGCTGGGCCGTGGGACTGGGCCTCACCCTGGCGGCGTGGGCGCTGCCGGGGGTCACGGGCTGGCTGGCGAGCACCGTGCCCGGAGCGGGCGTGCTGCGCGACGGCTCGCGGCTGCTGGCACTCGCGGCGCCGTTGACCGCGGTGCTGGCCGGGCGGGGGGCGGAGGCGCTGGTGCGGCTGCTGCCGGACGCGCTCTCCCGCGCGATGATCGCGCTGGCGTGCGTGCTGGTGCCCGTCGCCCTCATGCCGGACCCGGCTCTCGGCCTGTCGGGGAGGGTGAGCGCGGTCGACTACCCCGCGTCCTACGACGCGCTCGTCGACGAGTTGCGCGCGCTGCCCGAGGGCACCGTCGCCGTGCTGCCGTTCCAGAGCTATCGGGCACCGGCGTGGAACAACGACGCCCGCCCCGTGCTGGCCCCTCTCGGCCGCTACCTGCCGGGCCGTGTCGTCGTCGAGGACCGTCTCGTCGTCGACGGGCGGGCACTCGCGGGGGAGGACCCGAGCGCCGCCGACGTGCGCCGCGCCCTGGCCGCGCCCGATCCCGGTCAGCGCGCCGCGCGACTGCGCGAGGCCGGGGTCCGGTACGTCGTGGTGGAGCGGCTGCCGGGCGTCGAGGTGCCCGAGGTCGCCGGCGAGGAGGTCGGCGAGCTCGACGACCTCACCCTCGTCGACGTCGGTCCCGGACGGCCGCCCTCGGGCGTGCCGGCCGCGTGGACGGTCGTGATGGCGCTGGCGTGGACAGGCTGGTGCGGCCTGCCGGTCCTCGCGCTGTTCCTGGCCGTGTGGCGCCGGCGACGGGCCGGACGGATAGTTGCGCAGTAGGGGCTACCGGCTGGTACCTTGCTGGCATCGCCTAGGGAGGATCACACGCACATGGGATCAATCGTCGCACCCATCGTCAGCTGCATCGTGGGCGGCGGGCTCGCCGTTGCCACCCTGATGGGCGTGGTCACCAACCAGACCAGCGCGCCCGAGCAGTCCCCGGGGACGATCAACTCGCCCGAGTTCAGCTACGGGGTCACCAGCGAGTGACGTCGCGCTGAGCGG
The sequence above is drawn from the Nocardioides sp. zg-1228 genome and encodes:
- a CDS encoding oligosaccharide flippase family protein, with translation MPTRARDRSDAVAGPRGRLERLLGGSGQIAVAMLLMNLATYGFTMTAARIIGPVPYGAFFALMNLVMIISVVMLGLQATAARRISSDPAHVGQIEREILRVSLRASLLLGAVLLMGAPLLNTLLDLDSLPTAVLAAFAAVPMTMTGAQAGILQGERRWRELAVLYVLSGVPRLLVGVVLILWQPTEFMAFLGVTIGFYAPFLYGLAVLRHGRVSGETHERHGFGPIIKEAVVNSQALFAYFALTNVDMLVGRSVLDSHDSGLYAAGLIVSRAVMFLPQFVVVVAFPSMSTSRNRSRALAGSLLLVGGLGGACVLATAVLPDLVLVFAGGGDYEEVRSLLWVFALLGTCMAVLQLLVYSVLARQGTMSMVLIWVAFGVVVAVASTLVSTVGELLALVLSVDVMLLVVLLAISAVTLRGRSPAQ